The Myxocyprinus asiaticus isolate MX2 ecotype Aquarium Trade chromosome 26, UBuf_Myxa_2, whole genome shotgun sequence genome has a window encoding:
- the LOC127416781 gene encoding small nuclear ribonucleoprotein Sm D2 — protein sequence MSLLNKPKSEMTPEELQKREEEEFNTGPLSVLTQSVKNNTQVLINCRNNKKLLGRVKAFDRHCNMVLENVKEMWTEVPKSGKGKKKSKPVNKDRYISKMFLRGDSVIVVLRNPLITGK from the exons AT GAGTCTGTTAAACAAGCCCAAATCTGAGATGACTCCCGAGGAGCTGCAGAAGCGAGAGGAGGAAGAGTTCAACACCGGCCCTCTTTCAGTGCTCACCCAGTCTGTgaaaaataacacacaagttcTGATCAACTGCCGCAACAACAAGAAGCTACTGGGCCGAGTCAAGGCTTTTGACAG GCACTGTAACATGGTGCTGGAGAATGTGAAAGAAATGTGGACAGAGGTTCCCAAGAGTGGCAAAGGCAAGAAGAAGTCCAAGCCGGTCAACAAGGATCGCTACATATCAAAGATGTTCCTGAGAGGCGATTCAGTCATCGTGGTGTTGAGGAACCCGCTCATCACAGGGAAATAG